Below is a genomic region from Orenia metallireducens.
TAATTTCTGCCAAATAATTCAAAGAACCTCTCACAGTATCTATCAATAATCCAATCCACTCTTCAGATTTATCAGATAAATCATAGCCTGCCTCAAGAATATAAGGCTTAGCTAATTCTACTATTTGATTTAATTCAGCAGCTCTGATGTACATTCCATTCATCCAATTTAGCTTTTCGACATCAAAAACAGCAGCACTCTTATTAACTCTCTCTATAGAGAACTGTTTAATAATATCTTCTTTACTTAATATCTCTTCTTCATCTTCTGGAGACCATCCTAGTAAGGATAAGAAATTAATCAAAGCTTCTGGTAAATATCCTTTTTTACGATACTCACTTACATATACATAAGCTTCTCCACTTCTTTTACTCAACTTAGACTTATCAGTACCCAAAATCATTGATAAATGAGCAAAGTTAGGAGCTTCCCAGCCTAAAGCTTCATATAATAACTGCTGTTTTGGAGTATTAGATAAATGGTCTTCTCCACGGATAACATGGCTAATCTTCATTAAATAATCATCTACAACTACTGCAAAATTATATGTAGGAATACCATCAGACTTTACTATTACAAAGTCATCAATAACTTCACTACTAAAAGATACTCTTCCACGAATTAAGTCATCAACGATAAGTTCTTTTTCTTCATCTGGAACTTTAAATCTAACAACAGGTCTTCTTCCTTCTGCCTCTAATTTATCTCTTTCATCTTGACCTAAACAACGACATTTCCCAGTATAACGTGGTGGTTGACCTTTTTGACGTTGCTCTTCTCTCATTTCATCTAACTCTTCAGTAGTACAATAACAATAATAAGCTAACCCCTTATCTAAAAGCTGCTCTACATACTCTTGATAAATATCTAATCTTTCCATTTGTCGATAAGGTCCATGATTTCCGCCAACCTTCACACCTTCATCCCATTCTAAACCTAACCAATCCATCTCACGATGAATAACCTCTTCAAATTCACTAGTAGAACGTTCTCTATCGGTGTCTTCTATTCTTAGAATAAAGGTTCCATTATTCTTTTTAGCAAATAAGTAATTAAATAAAGCTGTTCTAATATTTCCAATATGTATCTGCCCCGTTGGACTTGGAGCAAATCTTACTCTAACATCACTCATAAATTTCTCCTTCCTATAACTTTATAATTATGTTTATTATAAAACATCTTATAACCCTTTGCAAGCTAACTATCTTCTTACTAAAATAAAAGGCAACCAGTTTACCTGACCGCCCTTGTCCACTATTAAATTACACTCATACCAACAGATAGCTGTTCTGGACCATCAACCAAAGCATGTCCAAACTTTCCAAATACAGCTACTGCTAGTCTACCCTCACCTCTTACAATAGCAACTTTAAATCCTCCACCTAAGCCAGGGTTAACTAGATTAAGTTGAGTATAAGCATCCTTAACAGCATTAGATACAGCCATCTTTTCTCTTAAATTTTCTTTAATAACTCCACGAGCAATTGCTGCTACTGTTGTGCTCTCTCTTAATTTAATAGGCAAATTTTCAGCATTAGCACCAGTTTGGGTAATAGCTACTCTATATCCATAACCTTTAATCTTATCTAACCAGTAGTTTTCATATTCTCTACTTCTAGTCATTGATAAGTAAATCGCAGAGCTTTCTGGAGATAATTTTGCAGTTCTCTCTTCTTTGACATAACCTGAAACAATATCAGAAGAAGTAATAATACCAACAAGCTCTCCTTCATCATTCAAGACAGGAACTCCGCTAATCTGATTATCTGATAATAGCTGAGCAGCCTCTTGAATACTCTTATTTTCATTTATTGTGATTACTTCTGCTTCCATAACCTCTTTAATACGTATATTTAAATTATGCTGATTTACTAAATCTCCATCAGTTACAATCCCCAATACTTTCTTATCTTCTTCTACTACTATTTTCCCAATACTATTTACACTCATTAACCGTTCTGCTTCTCCAACAGTTGCTTCTGGACTTACTGTAATTATGGTCGAACTCATTAGTTCTTTAACTAACATTATTTATACCTACCTTTCTTTTACACTTACTATTGCTTCTGCTGCAATCCCTTCTTCTCTGCCAACAAAACCCAATCTTTCTGTAGTTGTTGCCTTGATGTTTACTTTATCTAAATCAGCATTTAGAACCTGAGCTATATTCTCTTCTATTTCTTTGATATAAGATGCTAGTTTAGGCTTTTGAGCAATAATTACACCATCCAAATTATTAAGCTCAAAACCTTTATTAAAGAGTAGTTTACTTACTTCAGCCAATAATTTTAAACTAGAAATACCTTTATATTGAGGGTCATTGTCAGGAAAGTGACGCCCAATATCCCCTTCTCCAACTGCTCCTAATAAAGCATCTTTAATAGCATGTAATAAAACATCAGCATCAGAGTGACCCTCTAATCCATGGGAATAATCTATCTTAACTCCACCTAATATTAAACTTTCACCTTCTACCAATTTATGAACATCGTAGCCAATACCTACTCTCATACCAACCTCCTTGATATAATTCTTTCTGCCAATTCCAAATCTTCTGGAGTAGTTATCTTTAAATTTTCATAAGAGCCTTCTATAACTCTTACCTCTTTATTCAACCTTTCTACTAAGCTAGAGCTATCTGTTCCTAAATAATCATCCTCACAGGCTCTTTGATAAGCCTCTAATATCAAATCCCTTCTAAAAGCCTGTGGTGTCTGAATAGCAATTAAATTATCCCTTTTTGGAGTATCAACAATAACTTTATCTTGATTGATTATTTTGATTGTATCTTTTACTGGAACACCAATAGCCACCGCCTGATACTTTTCAACCTCTGTAATTATATGTTCAATTAGCTCATTTGTCAACAATGGTCGAGCACCATCGTGAATTAAAATAAAATCAGTATCCTCAGCTACCCCTTTTAATCCATTATAGACCGATTCTTGTCTTGTTGCTCCACCTTCTACTATTTTACTCACTTTATTAAAATTATATTTATGTATGATTTCAGATTGACAATAGTCTAACTCTTCACTTTCAGCAACCAATATAATCTCATCAATACTAGAACTGCTTTCAAAGATAGTAATTGTATGTGCCAAAATCGGCTTACTATCTAATAATAAAAACTGCTTGTTCTTATTAGCTTCCATTCTCTTACCTTGTCCTGCTGCTGGAATTACTACACTTACCTTCATTAACAATTCCTCCATTAAGTCTACTCATTAATAATTGATTGCCAGCAGTTACCAGCAATCAATTATTAATTACTATAAAGCTTGTCTAGCTAAAAATTTAGGCTTAGCAAATATCATTCTACCAGCAGATGTCTGTAAAATACTTGTAACCAGAATATCTATATTATCACCAATATAATCTTTACCATGGTCAACAACAATCATTGTACCATCATCTAAATAACCTATCCCTTGTCCTGGTTCTTTTCCATCTTTAATAATCTTGACTTCCATCTCTTCTCCTGGCAATACTACTGGTTTAACTGCATTAGCTAATTGATTAATATTTAAAACAGAAACACCTTGTAATTCAGCTACTTTATTTAAATTATAATCATTAGTAATTACTTTACCATTTAAAAGCTTAGCCAATTTAACCAATTTACTATCTACTTCATCAGTATCATGAAAATCCTCTTCATAAATCTCCACAGTTATCTCTAACTCTTTTTGGATTTTCTTTAAAATATCCAAACCTCTTCTACCACGATTTCTCTTTAAAAGGTCGGGAGAATCAGCAATATGTTGTAATTCCTCTAAAACAAATTTAGGTATAATCATTACACCTTCAATAAAATCAGTTTGACATATATCAGCTATCCTACCATCAATAATTGCACTTGTATCTAAAATTTTATAAGTTGCTCCTAAAGTTTCTGAATTATTAGCTTCTACTAAATTATCCTTCTTATGAGCTTGTATTATAGTATTAAATAATTCCTTACTCTTATTAACTGCTAGAGTCCAACCTAAATAACCTAAAATTAAATTAACAATTATTTGAATCCATAAACCAAATGTTGGAATAGACTGTATTGAAAAAGCAACTACAACCAATACTCCTAAAAGTAACCCAACTATTAATCCACAAATGCCTGCTATGATATCCTTACCAGGAATTCCTTCTAAATTATTTTCAAATTTCACTATAATCTGTACAAGCTTCTCTACTATATAAGGTAATAGTATAAATCCTAGTAAAGCTCCAGCTATTATTCCATAGATATTATTATTTGTAACAAGGTTGTACAAATTCAAAGTTATCTCTTCTGATAAATTTAAATAATCTACAATCTGATAACCTAAAACCCCTCCAACAGTAGCAAAAATTAATCTCCAAAATTTATTTAACATTTTTTCACCTCCTTTTTATAATAGTCTGACTCCTAATAAAACTTTTCAAATCTATATTTTTTATCTTTAACTATTAATTCAAACTTTTGAGACAATTTATAAGTAAAGTTTAATGGCTATAAAATATTTAAATATTATCACAATAAACTTCCTTAAAATTAAAAATTTGATAATTATTACTTACAAAGGTAAAACGCCAGGTAAACCTGACGTCAAATTTTATTCTTCTTCAAATTCTTGTTCCTCAAATATAGTATTGATTTTTTCTTCAACTTCCTTTTCATCCTTACCCTCAGCTAAAACTAATTCACTAATTAAGATTTGTCGAGAATTATTTAACATCTTCTTTTCTCCTGTAGATAGACCTTTAACTATATCTCTAATAGTTAAATTCCTAACAACCTCTGCCACCTCAAAGATATCACCAGTCTTTATCTTCTCAGTATTAGCCCTAAAACGTCGATTCCAATTTTGAGACATCTCACTTTGATCTCCCTTTAGAACTTGATAAACTTTAGAAACCATATTGCTATCTACTACATTACGAAGTCCAATCTCTTCCACATTATCTTTAGGAATCATCACCTTCATATCACCAATTGGTAATTTCATAATATAATATTGCTTCTTCTCTCCTAAAATCTCTTTTTGTTCTATATCTATAATTGTCCCAGCACCGTGATTTGGATAAACAATCTTATCTCCCACTTCAAACATTAATATAACCCCCATTCAATGCATGATACTCCTTTTAATTATATCATATATACCTTATAATGTCAATGAATACCACTAAATATGCCGATCTAATAAGACTTGGTCTCTTAATCTCTTCAATCCTTCTTTTATCGCCTGAGCTCTTACTTCACCAATTCCATCAACATCATCAAGTTCATCAATAGATGCATTAAGCACCTCTTGGAAATCACCAAAAACCTCTACTAGATTTTCAATAACTACCATTGGTAGACGCGGGATCTTTCTTAATAGCCTATAGCCTCTAGGTGAAATAGATAAATCTAAAGCATTTATATTTCCACCATAACCTAAGTGTTTACTTATTGTGGATAAACTGAGTAACTCATCAGATGCATATGAAGAGAATTTCTCAAAAATATCAATAGACTCTTCCCCATCTACCTCTTCTTCACCCTCCATCTCAGCTTGATAATCCTTAATAATTAACAATCCTTCTTCTTTAACATTAGCCACTAGTTCTTCTAACTGCATCTTAATTAAGCGCCCTTCATTACCTAATTCATTAATATACTTTTCAATCTCCTCTGCAATTCTTAAAACCATCTCTGTTCTTTGAATAGTAGTAGCTACATCAGAGATAGTAACTAAATCTTCAAATTCCAAAGCACTCAAATTGGTTAAAACTTGGTCTAAAACACTTCTATACTTTTCTAAAGTCTGGGTTGCTTGATTAGCTTTTGCTAAGATACTACTAATCTCTTCTAATATATACCTCTTATCTTCTTTATATAAAGTTATTATATTTCTTCTTTGAGAAATTGATACAACAAGTTCTCCAGTTTGTTTAGCTATTCGTTCAGCAGTACGGTGTCTAGTACCTGTTTCTACTGAAGAAATTGAAGGATCAGGTACCAGTTGTGTATTAGCACACAAAATTCTTTGAGTATCACTACTTAATACAATTGCTCCATCCATCTTAGCAAGTTCATATAACCTAGTAGGAGTTAACTCACAATTAATATTAAAGCCTCCATCAACAGCCGCTAAGACCTCTTCACTATCACCAACTACAATTAAAGCTCCAGTCTTAGCTCGTAAAACATTCTCTAATCCTTCTCTAAAAGGGGTTCCTGGAGCAACAAGTTTTAAAATTTCAGTAAACTCTTCATCATTGAAACTCATTTATTCACCCCCCTAATATAAGATCTAAAACTTGATAAACATTGCTAACTCCATAAATCTCTATATCTGAATAATTTAAGTCTTCACTATTGCTTTTAGGTATAATAAATTTAGTGAATCCCAATTTACTAGCTTCATTAATCCTTTTTTCAATTTGGCTAATTGCCCTTACTTCACCAGATAAACCAACTTCACCAAGAATAACAAACTCTTGGGGTATAGCTATATCTCTAAAACTAGAAACAACTGCTGCAATTAATCCTAAATCTACTGCTGGTTCATCAACTTGAAATCCTCCAGCAATATTAATATAGACATCTTGCCCTTGTATATGGAGACCTAATTTTTTCTCTAATACGGCTAAAAGTAAGGATACACGCTTGTGATCTACTCCTGTAGTCATTCTACTTGGTGTTCCAAAGGTAGCAGAACTAACTAAAGACTGTAATTCTACCAAAATAGGTCTACTTCCTTCCATACAAGGTATAATAACAGAACCAGAAACATTATTAGCCCTCTCTGAAATAAACAATTGGGAAGGATTCAATACCTCTGATAAGCCACCTTGTCTCATTTCAAAAATACCTATTTCATTAGTAGAACCAAAACGGTTTTTGACTGCCCTTAGAACTCGATAGGTATAGTGACGGTCACCTTCAAAATATAACACTGTATCTACCATATGCTCTAAAACTCTTGGACCAGCAATTGAACCTTCTTTAGTAACATGACCAACAATAAAGATTGGAATGTTATTCTTTTTAGCTAACCTCATTAATCGCCC
It encodes:
- the gltX gene encoding glutamate--tRNA ligase, with the protein product MSDVRVRFAPSPTGQIHIGNIRTALFNYLFAKKNNGTFILRIEDTDRERSTSEFEEVIHREMDWLGLEWDEGVKVGGNHGPYRQMERLDIYQEYVEQLLDKGLAYYCYCTTEELDEMREEQRQKGQPPRYTGKCRCLGQDERDKLEAEGRRPVVRFKVPDEEKELIVDDLIRGRVSFSSEVIDDFVIVKSDGIPTYNFAVVVDDYLMKISHVIRGEDHLSNTPKQQLLYEALGWEAPNFAHLSMILGTDKSKLSKRSGEAYVYVSEYRKKGYLPEALINFLSLLGWSPEDEEEILSKEDIIKQFSIERVNKSAAVFDVEKLNWMNGMYIRAAELNQIVELAKPYILEAGYDLSDKSEEWIGLLIDTVRGSLNYLAEITDHLDIFFGELEYTDKEKAVEDFKQDKVDIVFETLKENILALETLDPQEIKKMLKKTLKELPVGGRLFYHPTRFALTGKGSGPELYNVIALLGKEECANRLDKALSLR
- a CDS encoding HutP family protein, with amino-acid sequence MLVKELMSSTIITVSPEATVGEAERLMSVNSIGKIVVEEDKKVLGIVTDGDLVNQHNLNIRIKEVMEAEVITINENKSIQEAAQLLSDNQISGVPVLNDEGELVGIITSSDIVSGYVKEERTAKLSPESSAIYLSMTRSREYENYWLDKIKGYGYRVAITQTGANAENLPIKLRESTTVAAIARGVIKENLREKMAVSNAVKDAYTQLNLVNPGLGGGFKVAIVRGEGRLAVAVFGKFGHALVDGPEQLSVGMSVI
- the ispF gene encoding 2-C-methyl-D-erythritol 2,4-cyclodiphosphate synthase, with the protein product MRVGIGYDVHKLVEGESLILGGVKIDYSHGLEGHSDADVLLHAIKDALLGAVGEGDIGRHFPDNDPQYKGISSLKLLAEVSKLLFNKGFELNNLDGVIIAQKPKLASYIKEIEENIAQVLNADLDKVNIKATTTERLGFVGREEGIAAEAIVSVKER
- the ispD gene encoding 2-C-methyl-D-erythritol 4-phosphate cytidylyltransferase, with translation MKVSVVIPAAGQGKRMEANKNKQFLLLDSKPILAHTITIFESSSSIDEIILVAESEELDYCQSEIIHKYNFNKVSKIVEGGATRQESVYNGLKGVAEDTDFILIHDGARPLLTNELIEHIITEVEKYQAVAIGVPVKDTIKIINQDKVIVDTPKRDNLIAIQTPQAFRRDLILEAYQRACEDDYLGTDSSSLVERLNKEVRVIEGSYENLKITTPEDLELAERIISRRLV
- a CDS encoding PIN/TRAM domain-containing protein encodes the protein MLNKFWRLIFATVGGVLGYQIVDYLNLSEEITLNLYNLVTNNNIYGIIAGALLGFILLPYIVEKLVQIIVKFENNLEGIPGKDIIAGICGLIVGLLLGVLVVVAFSIQSIPTFGLWIQIIVNLILGYLGWTLAVNKSKELFNTIIQAHKKDNLVEANNSETLGATYKILDTSAIIDGRIADICQTDFIEGVMIIPKFVLEELQHIADSPDLLKRNRGRRGLDILKKIQKELEITVEIYEEDFHDTDEVDSKLVKLAKLLNGKVITNDYNLNKVAELQGVSVLNINQLANAVKPVVLPGEEMEVKIIKDGKEPGQGIGYLDDGTMIVVDHGKDYIGDNIDILVTSILQTSAGRMIFAKPKFLARQAL
- a CDS encoding CarD family transcriptional regulator — translated: MFEVGDKIVYPNHGAGTIIDIEQKEILGEKKQYYIMKLPIGDMKVMIPKDNVEEIGLRNVVDSNMVSKVYQVLKGDQSEMSQNWNRRFRANTEKIKTGDIFEVAEVVRNLTIRDIVKGLSTGEKKMLNNSRQILISELVLAEGKDEKEVEEKINTIFEEQEFEEE
- the disA gene encoding DNA integrity scanning diadenylate cyclase DisA; the encoded protein is MSFNDEEFTEILKLVAPGTPFREGLENVLRAKTGALIVVGDSEEVLAAVDGGFNINCELTPTRLYELAKMDGAIVLSSDTQRILCANTQLVPDPSISSVETGTRHRTAERIAKQTGELVVSISQRRNIITLYKEDKRYILEEISSILAKANQATQTLEKYRSVLDQVLTNLSALEFEDLVTISDVATTIQRTEMVLRIAEEIEKYINELGNEGRLIKMQLEELVANVKEEGLLIIKDYQAEMEGEEEVDGEESIDIFEKFSSYASDELLSLSTISKHLGYGGNINALDLSISPRGYRLLRKIPRLPMVVIENLVEVFGDFQEVLNASIDELDDVDGIGEVRAQAIKEGLKRLRDQVLLDRHI
- the radA gene encoding DNA repair protein RadA gives rise to the protein MAKNKKRYICQECGYQALRWSGKCLGCNSWNTLVEEIIDTKEQKKEAQVTTNIRPEKINEIEIESEDRKKTGFSELDRVLGGGIVPGSLILIGGDPGIGKSTLLLQTSYNVSQIYDKVLYISGEESPRQIKLRADRLETINSSMYILAETNLLTIVNNVEELNPDLLIIDSIQTIYNPNLESAPGSVSQVRDATGRLMRLAKKNNIPIFIVGHVTKEGSIAGPRVLEHMVDTVLYFEGDRHYTYRVLRAVKNRFGSTNEIGIFEMRQGGLSEVLNPSQLFISERANNVSGSVIIPCMEGSRPILVELQSLVSSATFGTPSRMTTGVDHKRVSLLLAVLEKKLGLHIQGQDVYINIAGGFQVDEPAVDLGLIAAVVSSFRDIAIPQEFVILGEVGLSGEVRAISQIEKRINEASKLGFTKFIIPKSNSEDLNYSDIEIYGVSNVYQVLDLILGG